gctgaatgtggaactgaactaacatgagtttgaaacccctgcacTAGCTGTTTCTATACAGGCCATGAGAGCTGAGGACGCTAGCATGCTAACAGCTATGTAACAGAAGACAACAAGCACGTAGTCAGACCTGGTGAAAATAACATTGGATTCAAAGACATTTGGAAGATAATATTGTCAGTATTTGGGTGAAATGTAGGTGAAAGATCCGTAAACATTTTATTGACAAAAGTCACTGACACCAGTGTGTCTGTTTACTCATACTGTTTATGCTACGTAAGCTACTCACTGCCTATTTAGCTTATGCTAATTTAGCCATGCTAGCATGCCTCCACTCACACGGCATTAGACTCAAACAGAACCAATAAAAGGCAAGTGGTTGTAttctatttagatttttttttttttttttgctcacttgaGTATGCATTAGCACTTTAACGATACTGCATAtgttagcacaaaaaaaaaaatacccataaTTCCACAAAGGTAGCTAGCATTTAGATGTTTAGATGCATTTAGACTATTTTGAATAAAAagccaaaatattttaatttagttaAACAAACGTGTTGTCTTAATTATTTCAGGATTTGTTTggtgttttgtcttattttttatgtttcacaTTAGTATCATGTTGGACACAGGTCTAAATAGTAAAGGCTGAGTATGAAGTGTTTCCACTGTAAACGGATCCAACACTAGAGGTGAACAGAGaactacaaacatacaaacaaacacacaaacaaacaaacaaacaaacacagactgtgGGTTTAACTATGACCATCCACACAGTCAGACGACAGATAATGCATTTTACAAACTATGAGGTAaaagtgcaggtgtgtgtgtgtgtgtgacagatatAGATAGAGGTCAGTATGTGAAGGAGGaaaatggaagtaaatctgtgtcatcacatttggaattataaaaaacattgaatttttttgcactgaaatgaaatatctgaattattattatttttttccactgaaattaagtatttgaatttttttgtactgaaataaaatatctgaattgtttgtcccTGAATTCAACTACGTTCATAAATTGAGAATTgataaaattcagatacttaatttcagtgcaaaaaataaattcagtgctacaaattcaatgtcttttataattcaaattctgatgacacagatttacttccacagagGTAGGTCGACACTCGACGGACTGAAGGTTGGACCAAACATTTGGATTGGGGGGGtcatggttgtgtgtgtgtgtgtgtgtgtgtgtgggggggcaggtCCCACAGATGAACATCCAAACATCACAGTGTGTATTAGTTCAGGATGAGGGAACAGCTGATCGTCCAAACCTCTGGAGTCACAAAACAGTGGGTTTGCATATTGAATAcatggcagtgtgtgtgtgtgtgtgtatgagggtgtgtgtgtgtgtgtgtgtgtgtgtgtgtatgagggtgtgtgtgtgtgtgtgtgtgtgtgtgtatgagggtgtgtatgagggtgtgtgtgtgtgtgtgtatgagggtgtgtatgagggtgtgtgtgtgtgtgtgtatgagggtgtgtatgagggtgtgtgtgtgtgtgtgtgtatgagggtgtgtatgagggtgtgtgtgtgtgtgtgtgtgtgtgtacctctcCTAACtgtgtttctttctggttttcaTGTGTATGCTGGtggcaggtttaaaaaaaaaaaaaaaaaaaaaaacctaacaaaaaaacttacaaaacaaaagaaaaacaatcaGATTTTCGTCTTCTCTCCCTCCTCCAAATGTTGTATTCCTCCAAAAAAACTACCCACATgtctgctcttcttcttctcctcctttgttTAAACCTCCTGGTCCTCGAACACCTCCAGGAACAGCGGGGGGAACAGTTCGTTGGGACACTCCACCTTCATGTGCAGGAAGCGGCTGGCGTGGCAGGCTCCGATCATGCGCAGGTCCGTCACCTTCATCAGCAGTTTGGGCCAGAAGTGCGGAATGTTGTGCTTTCTGTAGTTGATGTAGTGTTCGAAGGCCAGCAGGTAGGCCTCCTGGCACTGCTCGATCTTCTCCACGCTGTTCAGCCCCGAACGGTCTGCAGACACCCACAACGACAAACAGTTAGAGAGGACgctccgacacacacacacactgagaaaaGTCTAAACCTGACCTCCTGGATTTGTCTCATGTCTGTTCCAAATATGTGATCCGACTTCAGATCCGACAGaatcacctccagaggaactggacactgagacagaagaactgatgtacagacaacagatctggaacaTCTGACTGACACTGACCTGAAcaacagcagtttgttttttgtttttttctcagttcaagattttttttttttttttttgctcaactcTACTTTTTTTATcttaccagccaacaggccgtaagctatggtcgtcatgcagcgtccagcgttgtcgtctgttgtcgttcatcatcgttgtcatcgattgtcgtctgtcgtccgttacaaaaatttaaattgtctttttctctgaaactacaattccgattgacttcaaacttggtctacagcttctttatgatgatgtcaacaaaagttagtgaaattatttggatccggatctgattctggatttggtgcaactttgaaaaatgttcccattataacagataggaagtggattgatccaataaatcagtatcaatgatatcaagtgtgaatttgaatttttgacagatctgattgaatatgagcaaaacatggactatttctgtaatagaataaatacacagaactggggcagaataaatggatctggatacatttcccaaagctttgaatttggccgctaagatacagggccattggtccgatttttttttttttttaattgaatttttttgtcttgattcaagatttttttttttttttgcttaattgaagatttttttgttcaattcaagatccatccattcattttcttccgctttatctgggccgggtcgcgggggtaacagtctaagcagggacgcccagacttccttctcctcagactcctccctctcctcagactcctccctctcctctgacTCCTCCCTGTCCtgagactcctccctctcctcagactcctcctcccggtgggacatgcccagaacacctccccagggatgAGTCCAGGAGGATCAGACCCAGATGTCtaatccacctcagctggttcctctggacgtggaggagcagtggctctactctgagctcctccctctTGACTGAGCTCCGCCCCCTATCCCTAATGATGGACCCACCCACCcatacggaggaaactcatttaaaCCGTTTGTTTCTGGGATCTTGTCTAGCAAAAAAAACTTCCAGTGGATCCAGGTAAGCAGCTGTTGTTCAGGTCAGTGTCAGTCAGAtgttccagatctgttgtctgtaCATCAGgtcttctgtctcagtgtccagttcctctggaggtgattCTGTCGGATCTGAAGTCTGATCAGATACTTGGActaaaaatgagacaaatacacttggacagatttagattttggcagtgtattatcttatcttatcttatcttatcttatcttatcttgtgtgTCTGGGATGGCCTCCTCCAGACCCTCACAGGACATTACACAACTGTTGTGACTAATACATAAACCTGCACTGACTGGACTGAATCCAACATGATGGTGGAGTTCAGCTTCAGTGTGAaaacaggtggagttcagcttcAGTGTGAAAATAGGTGGAGTTCAGCTTCAGTGTGAAAATAGGTGGAGTTCAGCTTCAGTGTGAaaacaggtggagttcagcttcAGTGTGAaaacaggtggagttcagcttcAGTGTGAAAATAGGTGGAGTTCAGCTTCAGTGTGAACTCATGCACATGCAGAAGAACGCctgctttgtgtttgttgtttcgaACCTGAGCTCATGAGCAGCACGGCCTGCATCAGCGCCACTTCTGAGTCGTCCAGGTTGAACTGGGCCAGGCTCTTGCCCAGGTCAAAGATGGCGTCCGACACCACGCCCAAGCCGCCGTTTTTCAGCTGCTCGCGCTTCACCGCCATCTCACCGCTGAGCGTCAGCGTTTCGCTCTCTGGATCGTAGCGGACGGCGGCCCTCAGCGACATGATTTCCATGCAGCAGCCTTTCAGCAAGATGATCTGATCTTCACAAGGCAGCTGGAACACAAACAAAGCACAGGAACCACGAACATTTAAATATACGAGCTGTCCGGGATCCATGAGCACCGAGTATAATCTACATTCCAGTGGAGTTTAAACGTGTGGGTGGGTTCGTGAACAGTCAggtcacatgtttcctgtttggacCCAACCCCGTAAAAACAAACCtgtagcccacaggtgtcaaacatatggcccggggaccaaatctggcccaccaaagggtccagtccggccctgggatgaatttgtgaaatgtaaaaattacactgaagttattaattcttttagttcaggttccacattcagaccaattcaatctaaactgggcgggaccagtcaaatactatcataataacatagaaataatgacaactacaattttttctcttggtaaatgtaaatattttcatgtatttacactacaaaaaaagtataatttcacaaaaaaacatgaataacctgaacaaacatgaacaacctgaaatgtctgaagagaagtaaatacaatgttaacaatactagcggcattgtacccgtggtgtcattgtacgatagtgccctccagtggtgcaacagcagcattgcacccatatgccctcctgtgctgcaacatcaggacataCATCGCACATacgacacagaacgtccattatagtaggattctgtctgttatttaaaatgttttgtgtgtttgtagatccactgtgatctgtcagttataatgaacatgtggaaatgataaactgaggcagagtagtgttcaaattacactgattatttccgtttgttcatgttattcccattgtttgaaaggatagtttgtagatgtaaacctgttcataatgtaaatgtacttttttcactctaaaacatagagaaaagtttggagttgacattatttctatattattctgttcttatttttctggttgggtccactgcagatccaatttaactgaatgtggaactgaactaacaggagtttgacagtcctggttTAGAATCTGCTCAATAAAAGTGAGGTAACTatttgcactcattttggttTGAGTAGATTTAAACCCATATTTGGAGTCAAATGTGACTAAATGTAACTTTAACAGCaataacacacaaaaagaaatgaGGTCAAATCCACCGAACACATTCcaatagattacacaacaaattactccTAAAAAGTGAGTAATATGTTCATGTACTTAATTTAAGGCAGGGAGTATCAATCTAAATATTGATAATATCCatactacagtgtgtgtgtgttggtattggatcgatactagtgtgatgacatcaatACTTCTGTTGCACTTTCTCTTCTATACGTCCAATAAAACACCTCAAATTCCTCTGAGCACCTCTctgtttctctccctctctctctctctctctctcccgctCCCATTCTCTctctacatctctctctctctccctctgtccttctctctctctccccctctttctcttcctatttttctctctcccccctctctctctatccttctctctctttccttctctctctctgtctccccctctcactctctctctccctctctgtctccccccccctccctctctctctgtttccctctctctctctctctgtctctgactCTCTCTCTCGTAAatagttcatattttttttctctgttcaggtctttttgtttttctttctttgtccaGTAGATGTCAGTGGTGTGACTCTGACTTTCTTCACTTGTTtaaactttttctttctttctttctttctttcttggacACATGTTCAAAGGTCATCAGTGTTCACTTTTCTTTGGTGAACacagtcccaggtttgactgaacattcattcagtgcatttacaccagtaggaggaggaaaaacagcagttacaggtggactggaacacagcattagtttgactttttttcctcaaatttagttggttttaatgaatttttcaagcaggtttgctagtttttattagttttcattttcttgtaagtgcttagttttagtttagttttattttttcatatcttcaccgttgtattcacagaatcccaaacaggactctgctgttgttttttagtctccatgtttccaggtagagtggggaccagaagacgactctaaactagtgacgagaagtgacagaccttgAAGCACCATATGGAGCCGCTAGctaaattgcttgagcgaaataaatcgatttcgtatcaatctgacatcgacaaagacaaattttatctataatttttatatgttttagttagttttgtaaacacacaatacagtttcagtttgttgttgttttttcttttaattatagtttttatttatttcagttaatgaaaatgttttttaaattctagttttcgtcatttcgttagtttttgttaacgataataacctgggTGTGGACTCGGCAGACAGCAGTAAGCAGACTCTGGAGGTGTGGTCGGTCGTCTCTATATCTTTtcatatgtaaaaataaatgagCTTTGTGTTTTAACCCAAATTGTGTCCAGAGTGCTAGAATCCTTCCATGACACACCAGTACATGTGAGGTTTTCCTACTGAGAAAGTCCTTTGTGAGAACATCTACATatgaaacagaacagaacaggacagCAGCGTCCACAGAAACTGTACATGCCAAAAATGTACCATAATGACACAGTAAAGACCTGAAAAGATCCATGTTGTCTTCAACTACCACATACAGACACTGATCATACACTGCAGTCAGCAGCCCACATAAAGCCAAATGATCCTTAAGCTGCTACTGTTCATGTCATTGGGTGACTCAGGCATGAGTCCAGACATGTAGTCTGCTCAAGGGAGTAGGGtggattctgacattggtgtggACACTAAAGGGCTCCAAGGCAGCACTTCTGAAAGATGAGGTTTTTCTCCATTTGTAATCATAATTTCAAGTtgtgtagagctgatcaaacaagcaaataaTAATTGTCAGGAAAAGAATTCAGtaactgacatgtttataatgcatatctgaatacaGTAACTGagtacagttactgcctgaggaaaaaaaggcttttactttcaattagtacatgtaatttattccccacaAACATGGAtgtataaaatcacatctagaatctgaagttttattgtgtttcCCCACAAATAAACTTTTGCTCTCTGCCAcacaaaactatgaaattaagtaaaaataacttttaaaaagtttctctttggcattaaatattgtcttttattcaatatgtgtattgtttatttgcacATCCATAACTAATCCcagacataataaaacagtacAGATGCAGTTAGAGGCAGAAAGTCTCAAAGGGCTTCTGTTAAAGCCTCCACCTCATAAATGCATCAACATGataaaagttatgagacttcTATAGTCTATACACGTTCagaattcatttaaaaaagaCTATATTATATAAAGCTATATAGAGTCTTTTTATCAATATATATCAATGCGATAGCATAATTGATTTCCTTCAGTATTTCTTAAAGGACATCTGTGATGTGCTTTTTCCAAGAACAAACTGAACTGCTGAGCCtgtacagttctatacccttgaaggaACTTACACTTTAACTCCTACagaagtgtcttatgtccagttttcttCTCTTCCAcatccttcaaatcctaattactgagcacacaggcacagatgcacacatgcacgcacacaaacagacacacatacaaatgTAAATGGACATGACTCCACTGATTTAAActccgtctagctgacgtgacccaggcagaagaACAGTCCAAACCTGTTGAACACTTCCACTGGCTGTTGTCTCACATACACATGCACTGACGCCTGTCCGCTCCAACCAGCATGTTGGAAGGAACTTTTACAagcagatggagtgacagcggggacggccaatcacatgtacgttagcggcagagccaatcagagagtgagATTTAGGTTACAAGTGGGACTTGTAGTagagactgactgttaaccctttgtgtgccgtAATCATTGACTACAGACAGCGGTTTTAACAGTAGGGACAAcgcagtagtggctggatattggtagggacgtgtccctagcgtccccaTGCAACTCTACGGCCCTGAGTTAGCTTATTCACCTACATCTGGACCAAGGATACTTAGAGAAACAGGAAAACAAGCCCCAGCAGAACATTCAGAGCTCAAGCAGTACAGATACAATCGAACAGAACAGCATCAGAATAAGCAGAACCTACCTCTGAGAACATGGGCAGTTTCTTGGCAAAGTCGACGACTCGCGTGATGGCGGGGGTCATGATCTTGGTGAACTCACTGAAGGCCTCCAAGTCCACCTTGTCTCCGTCTGAAGTGGGCATCATAGGACCCTGTCCGATGTCATCGggctagaaaagacagcacacccccccccccccccccctctggtaaatGTCACAAGAAAAGCCTGATATTTGAGTGAGTTTCAGAGACGCCTGCCGGCAGCGGTTGAACTTCGAGTTAATACACTGACCTTTGATTAGGCACTTCATGCACGGACACAGGAAGTTAAGAAAATTTTATCTACAGACGGCGcaagaaatgaaactgaaaaatcAACGTTCTTTTCAAAGTTTACAGACTCTTAAGAGCACAGAATTGTAACAGCCTGGAACCAATTTCCAAACCTGTGGTCACTGTACTGATAACAGAGTCAATTAACTGAGGTAGTTCCAGGGCTGGGCCGGAGCCAGCGCTTCATCTCAGACCACTTCTTTAGGTTGTGACAGTCAAAGAACCAGTTCTCTGCCGGGAGAATTGGTTCCACAGAGGCTCCAACACATGGCTGATCTAAAACCAAGAGGTACTGAGAAGAAGTTCCAGTTCCGACATGAGACTGAAGAAGCAGCGGAAGAAGGAAAAAGTCTCTGTCACTCTGTAATGTAACAGAACGTACCATTAAACAGGACTGACATAAGTGTGTTCTTGACACGGTACCATATGGGGTAGCAGCTAATGGGATTACCTCTGTACCTCCTCAACTATCAACTGTTAAGGAAATTTTTGTCtactgctggtgaataatgaaatagagacctCTGCCGGCcgacaagattttatttctttacaaagaaaggtcagttctacACACGAGCagcgattgtgaagaaaagacaaagagcctCTCATAAGAtccaccttttattattgggtgaaTCGCATTTgtaagtgacacctccagtctcctcaaagggcctttgGATTGAATGATGAGCTCAAGGtttaacaatcagtcaccttttgttactttgcaagaaaatttacacacacagtagggggaTTTGGGTAAGATATGGGaaagttagcatgcagtggggaagGGTATTCAGGAAAGAATACgggaacaaagaagggaatccgataaagaagttaaaattccattacacaGCAGAATTTGCTAACATGATCTTGAGGAAGAACCAAAAATAATCCTGCATTTTGGAGTTTAGTTTTGTACCAACGGCGTACATTGGCTCCTCGGACTAAAGTGCACAGACCTACACCATGACCATGATCTGATGATggtctctgtggttctggtgtggTTCTGGTGTGGTTCTGGTGTGGTTCTGGTGTGGTTCTGGTGTGGCTCTGGTGCTCAGTGTCATAGAAGGTTTGCAAATATCCTTTATCCTCTGAAAACAAACTGGGTCCAAGTTCTGCACTGGTACTATGCCCATTTGGAGTTCAACTTGTGGACCTTCTAAGAACAAATTCCTCAGATTAATGCAGACTGGGTGCTACTTGCattagtttcttttcttttctttttttcttttttttttttttttaatcagaggtCGGTGTTTCTCCAGTAGTGGCTAGTTCCCAACTACAGCAGAAAAGCCTAAATGTGTTTCCAGGTGTCGATGtgacaatgttttgttttttttttcttttctcttgctgtttatgatgtgcaaataaataaaaataataaatgaatgaataatacacacagactcacttatttaacccttttaaaccaggttctgagacctctatttAAACAACATATCAACACTTTccttataaatctgttgtatgt
The sequence above is drawn from the Sphaeramia orbicularis unplaced genomic scaffold, fSphaOr1.1, whole genome shotgun sequence genome and encodes:
- the LOC115416299 gene encoding LOW QUALITY PROTEIN: thyroid hormone receptor alpha-like (The sequence of the model RefSeq protein was modified relative to this genomic sequence to represent the inferred CDS: inserted 1 base in 1 codon), producing the protein MEPMSNKQDSNSSEGDEKGWPDVPKRKRKNSQCSVKSMSALSLSVPXYIPSYLEKDEPCVVCGDKATGYHYRCITCEGCKGFFRRTIQKNLHPSYSCKYDSCCIIDKITRNQCQLCRFKKCISVGMAMDLVLDDNKRVAKRRLIEENREKRKREEMVRTLQVRPEPDSAEWDLIRLVTEAHRHTNAQGSSWKQKRKFMPDDIGQGPMMPTSDGDKVDLEAFSEFTKIMTPAITRVVDFAKKLPMFSELPCEDQIILLKGCCMEIMSLRAAVRYDPESETLTLSGEMAVKREQLKNGGLGVVSDAIFDLGKSLAQFNLDDSEVALMQAVLLMSSDRSGLNSVEKIEQCQEAYLLAFEHYINYRKHNIPHFWPKLLMKVTDLRMIGACHASRFLHMKVECPNELFPPLFLEVFEDQEV